One window from the genome of Mumia sp. ZJ1417 encodes:
- a CDS encoding NUDIX hydrolase encodes MDEIVALYDTDGLPCGSAPRALVRRDNLHHAATAVVVLDPDGRVYVHRRTTTKDVYPGMYDVCAGGVLLADEGPYEGAVREVAEELGVSGVPLVPIFTGAYEDAHTSYEAFGYLVEGWSGEVRWQPEEVAWGGWMALEEVVARLDDPDWPLVPDSRALVGPWLRARAQSPGRHTF; translated from the coding sequence ATGGACGAGATCGTGGCCTTGTACGACACCGACGGCCTGCCCTGCGGGAGTGCTCCGCGCGCGCTCGTGCGGCGGGACAATCTGCACCACGCGGCGACGGCGGTGGTCGTGCTCGACCCCGACGGGCGGGTGTACGTGCACCGGCGTACGACGACGAAGGACGTCTATCCGGGGATGTACGACGTGTGCGCCGGTGGCGTCCTGCTGGCCGACGAGGGCCCGTACGAGGGGGCCGTACGCGAGGTCGCCGAGGAGCTCGGCGTGTCCGGCGTGCCGCTGGTGCCGATCTTCACCGGCGCGTACGAGGACGCACACACGTCGTACGAGGCGTTCGGCTATCTCGTGGAGGGCTGGAGCGGCGAGGTGCGCTGGCAGCCCGAGGAGGTCGCATGGGGCGGCTGGATGGCGCTGGAGGAAGTCGTCGCGCGGTTGGACGACCCCGACTGGCCGCTCGTCCCCGACTCGCGCGCCCTCGTGGGCCCGTGGCTGCGCGCGAGGGCACAGTCCCCGGGACGTCATACATTCTGA
- the metH gene encoding methionine synthase, with translation MGTAIQRDRPDEAGYRGERFKDWPRDVQGNNDLLSLTQPALIAEIHREYLDAGADIVETNTFNATAISLSDYGMEDLSYELNHASARLAREVADEVAAASGRPRYVAGALGPTSRTASISPDVNDPGARNVTYDALVAAYATATRGLLDGGADLLVIETIFDTLNAKAAIFAVESVFADHGRRWPVIISGTITDASGRTLSGQVTEAFWNSVRHAQPLLIGLNCALGAKEMRPYIAEIARVADTFVSCYPNAGLPNAFGEYDEAPDETAAILAEFAEAGFVNLVGGCCGTTPAHIAAIAREVSHKAPRVPPETTPALRLAGLEPVTVVEDTLFVNVGERTNITGSARFRNLIKAGDYGSALTVARQQVENGAQVIDVNMDEGMIDGVEAMVRFLNLIASEPDISRVPVMVDSSKWEVIEAGLKCVQGKPIVNSLSMKEGEEAFVAHARLCRRYGAAIVVMAFDEDGQADNLERRKEICERAYKLLVDEVGFPAEDIIFDPNVFAVATGIEEHAEYGVDFIEATRWIKEHLPYALVSGGVSNVSFSFRGNNAVREAIHAVFLYHAISAGMDMGIVNAGALEVYAEVPDVLRERIEDVVLNRRPDATERLLEIAGDFAKDGAAKEVANEEWRALPVSERITHALVKGIDAYAESDTEQLRQEIAARGGRPIEVIEGPLMDGMNVVGDLFGEGKMFLPQVVKSARVMKKAVAHLIPYIEAEKQPGDAERTNGKVVMATVKGDVHDIGKNIVGVVLQCNNYDVVDLGVMVPAQKILDAAKAENADVIGLSGLITPSLDEMVNLASEMERQGFEIPLLIGGATTSRAHTAVKVDQKYHGPVLWVKDASRSVPVVAALLSDAQRPGLLAETDADYASLRERHAARQTGRPLLRLEEARAQATPIEWSGYLPPRPHMIVQQARDLCSGPGCDHRHDGRVQLVRTLTDYSLEELREYIDWQPFFNAWEMRGRFPDILHNPSTGEAARRLYEDAQAMLDQLIAEKWIHANGVFGLFPASQVPGDDIEVYTDESRTEVLTTLHQLRQQGEGRNGSARKSLADFVAPKESGLRDYVGAFAVTAGLGAADKIAEFKKNLDDYSAILLESLADRLAEAFAERLHERVRKEFWGYAPDESLTNEALIKESYAGIRPAPGYPACPEHTEKRTIWELLDVERNTGIELTESMAMWPGAAVSGLYFSHPDSQYFVLGRIGRDQLEDYAERKGWTVAEAEKWLSPNLGYRTEDD, from the coding sequence ATGGGCACCGCGATCCAGCGCGACCGTCCTGACGAGGCCGGCTATCGGGGCGAACGCTTCAAGGACTGGCCCCGCGACGTCCAGGGCAACAACGACTTGCTGTCGCTGACCCAGCCGGCGCTCATCGCCGAGATCCACCGTGAGTACCTCGACGCGGGTGCCGACATCGTCGAGACCAACACCTTCAATGCCACCGCGATCTCGCTGAGCGACTACGGCATGGAGGACCTCTCGTACGAGCTCAACCACGCCTCGGCGCGCCTCGCTCGTGAGGTCGCCGACGAAGTCGCCGCCGCGAGCGGACGGCCCCGCTACGTCGCCGGGGCGCTCGGCCCGACCTCGCGCACGGCCTCCATCTCGCCCGACGTGAACGACCCGGGCGCACGCAACGTCACGTACGACGCGCTCGTGGCCGCCTACGCGACGGCGACCCGCGGTCTGCTCGACGGCGGTGCCGACCTCCTCGTCATCGAGACCATCTTCGACACGCTCAACGCCAAGGCGGCCATCTTCGCCGTCGAGTCGGTGTTCGCCGACCACGGGCGCCGCTGGCCGGTCATCATCTCGGGCACGATCACCGACGCGTCCGGACGCACTCTGTCAGGCCAGGTGACCGAGGCCTTCTGGAACTCGGTCCGCCACGCCCAGCCGCTGCTCATCGGACTCAACTGCGCGCTCGGCGCCAAGGAGATGCGGCCGTACATCGCCGAGATCGCCCGCGTCGCGGACACCTTTGTCAGCTGTTACCCGAACGCTGGCCTCCCCAACGCCTTCGGCGAGTACGACGAGGCGCCCGACGAGACGGCGGCGATCCTCGCCGAGTTCGCCGAGGCCGGCTTCGTGAACCTCGTCGGCGGCTGCTGCGGGACCACACCCGCGCACATCGCGGCGATCGCACGCGAGGTCTCGCACAAGGCGCCACGCGTCCCGCCGGAGACCACCCCGGCGCTGCGGCTGGCGGGTCTGGAGCCGGTGACCGTCGTCGAGGACACGCTCTTCGTCAACGTCGGCGAGCGCACCAACATCACCGGCTCGGCCCGCTTCCGCAACCTCATCAAGGCCGGTGACTACGGCTCTGCCCTCACGGTCGCCCGCCAGCAGGTCGAGAACGGCGCGCAGGTCATCGACGTCAACATGGACGAGGGCATGATCGACGGCGTCGAGGCGATGGTGCGGTTCTTGAACCTCATCGCGTCCGAGCCCGACATCAGCCGCGTCCCGGTGATGGTCGACTCCTCCAAGTGGGAGGTCATCGAGGCCGGGCTCAAGTGCGTGCAGGGCAAGCCGATCGTCAACTCCCTCTCCATGAAGGAGGGCGAGGAGGCGTTCGTCGCGCACGCGCGTCTGTGCCGCCGTTACGGCGCTGCCATCGTGGTGATGGCGTTCGACGAGGACGGCCAGGCCGACAACCTCGAGCGCCGCAAGGAGATCTGCGAGCGGGCCTACAAGCTCCTCGTGGACGAGGTCGGCTTCCCCGCCGAGGACATCATCTTCGACCCGAACGTGTTCGCGGTCGCGACGGGCATCGAGGAGCACGCCGAGTACGGCGTGGACTTCATCGAGGCCACCCGCTGGATCAAGGAGCACCTCCCGTACGCGCTCGTCTCCGGGGGCGTCTCCAACGTGTCGTTCTCGTTCCGCGGCAACAACGCCGTGCGCGAGGCGATCCACGCCGTGTTCCTCTACCACGCGATCAGCGCCGGGATGGACATGGGCATCGTGAACGCGGGGGCGCTGGAGGTCTATGCGGAGGTGCCCGACGTGCTGCGCGAGCGCATCGAGGACGTCGTCCTCAACCGTCGGCCGGATGCGACCGAGCGCCTGCTCGAGATCGCGGGCGACTTCGCGAAGGACGGTGCGGCCAAGGAGGTCGCCAACGAGGAGTGGCGCGCGCTCCCGGTGTCCGAGCGGATCACCCATGCCCTTGTGAAGGGCATCGACGCGTACGCCGAGTCCGACACCGAGCAGCTGCGCCAGGAGATAGCGGCCCGTGGCGGACGTCCGATCGAGGTCATCGAGGGCCCGCTGATGGACGGCATGAACGTCGTCGGTGACCTGTTCGGCGAGGGCAAGATGTTCCTCCCGCAGGTCGTGAAGTCGGCGCGCGTCATGAAGAAGGCGGTCGCGCACCTCATCCCGTACATCGAGGCCGAGAAGCAGCCGGGCGACGCCGAGCGCACCAACGGCAAGGTCGTGATGGCGACCGTGAAGGGCGACGTCCACGACATCGGCAAGAACATCGTCGGCGTCGTCCTGCAGTGCAACAACTACGACGTCGTCGATCTCGGCGTCATGGTGCCCGCCCAGAAGATCCTCGACGCCGCCAAGGCCGAGAACGCCGACGTCATCGGGCTTTCCGGTCTCATCACGCCGTCGCTCGATGAGATGGTGAACCTGGCGAGCGAGATGGAGCGTCAGGGCTTCGAGATCCCGCTGCTCATCGGAGGCGCGACGACCTCACGCGCGCACACGGCGGTCAAGGTCGACCAGAAGTACCACGGTCCCGTCCTCTGGGTGAAGGATGCCTCGCGTTCCGTCCCTGTCGTGGCGGCGCTGCTGTCCGACGCACAACGTCCCGGGTTGCTGGCCGAAACCGACGCCGATTATGCGTCGCTGCGCGAGCGTCACGCCGCACGGCAGACCGGTCGCCCGCTGCTGCGGCTCGAGGAGGCGCGTGCACAGGCGACGCCGATCGAGTGGAGCGGCTACCTCCCGCCGCGCCCGCACATGATCGTCCAGCAGGCGCGCGACCTGTGCTCCGGGCCCGGCTGCGACCACCGTCACGACGGGCGCGTCCAGCTCGTCCGGACGCTGACCGACTATTCGCTGGAGGAGCTGCGCGAGTACATCGACTGGCAGCCCTTCTTCAACGCGTGGGAGATGCGCGGCCGCTTCCCGGACATCCTCCACAACCCGTCGACGGGGGAGGCCGCCCGCAGGCTCTACGAGGACGCGCAGGCGATGCTCGACCAGCTCATCGCGGAGAAATGGATCCACGCCAACGGCGTGTTCGGGCTGTTCCCTGCAAGCCAGGTCCCCGGCGACGACATCGAGGTCTACACCGACGAGTCGCGGACCGAGGTGCTCACGACGCTGCACCAGCTACGTCAGCAGGGCGAGGGCCGCAACGGGTCCGCACGCAAGTCCCTCGCCGACTTCGTCGCACCCAAGGAGTCCGGACTGCGCGACTACGTCGGTGCCTTCGCCGTCACGGCGGGCCTGGGCGCCGCGGACAAGATCGCCGAGTTTAAGAAGAACCTCGACGACTACAGCGCGATCCTGCTCGAGTCGCTGGCCGACCGGCTGGCCGAGGCGTTCGCCGAGCGGCTGCACGAGCGCGTTCGCAAGGAGTTCTGGGGCTACGCGCCCGACGAGTCCCTCACGAACGAGGCGCTGATCAAGGAGAGCTACGCCGGCATCCGTCCCGCTCCCGGCTACCCTGCGTGCCCGGAGCACACCGAGAAGCGGACGATCTGGGAGCTCCTCGACGTCGAGCGCAACACCGGCATCGAGCTGACCGAGAGCATGGCGATGTGGCCCGGTGCTGCCGTCAGCGGGCTGTACTTCTCCCATCCCGACTCGCAGTACTTCGTGCTGGGACGGATCGGCCGCGACCAGCTCGAGGACTACGCCGAGCGCAAGGGCTGGACGGTGGCCGAGGCCGAGAAGTGGCTCTCGCCCAACCTCGGCTACCGCACCGAGGACGACTAA
- a CDS encoding GNAT family N-acetyltransferase, with protein sequence MTTPTTPALDIRVVPYDHADATFLIDEVQALYAERYGIHDVSPSDPAEFHAPGGLFAVAYDGSGQPVATGGWRMLGDWRAEVRRMYVREAVRGQGYARRVLAWLEETARAAGATTMVLETGQPQPEAIALYRSAGYSEVAPFGYYADDPQSLFLGKALGGS encoded by the coding sequence GTGACGACGCCCACCACTCCTGCACTCGACATCCGCGTCGTGCCCTACGACCACGCGGATGCGACGTTCCTCATCGACGAGGTGCAGGCGCTCTACGCCGAGCGCTACGGCATCCATGACGTCAGCCCGAGCGACCCTGCGGAGTTCCACGCTCCCGGCGGGTTGTTCGCCGTGGCGTACGACGGCTCCGGCCAGCCCGTCGCCACGGGCGGCTGGCGGATGCTCGGGGACTGGCGTGCCGAGGTGCGTCGGATGTACGTCCGTGAGGCCGTACGTGGTCAGGGATACGCGCGGCGCGTCCTCGCCTGGCTCGAGGAGACCGCGCGGGCCGCCGGGGCGACGACGATGGTGCTGGAGACCGGCCAGCCGCAGCCGGAGGCGATCGCGCTCTACCGGTCGGCCGGCTACTCCGAGGTCGCGCCGTTCGGCTACTACGCGGACGATCCTCAGTCGCTCTTCCTCGGCAAGGCCCTCGGCGGCTCATGA
- the arc gene encoding proteasome ATPase: protein MSEFDHSDRRPPETEQTVLQQQAEIDYLRAEVEHLRRRLATGRLDSSMDSRLAETEARLAAVTAQNARLGDTLREARDQILSLKEEVDRLAQPPTGFGTFIQHNDDDTVDVFTGGRKLRVNVSPSVEVEDLQKGQEVILNEALNVVAALAYEQVGEVVMLKELLADGDRVLVIGNADEERIARIADSLSDEKLRAGDSLLLDSRAGYVYERVPKSEVEELVLEEVPDIDYSSIGGLQGQIESIRDAVELPYLYPELFIEHELKPPKGVLLYGPPGCGKTLIAKAVASSLAKKVSAKTGEEGRSYFLNIKGPELLNKYVGETERHIRLVFQRAREKASEGTPVIVFFDEMDSLFRTRGSGVSSDVENTIVPQLLSEIDGVEGLENVLVIGASNREDMIDPAILRPGRLDVKIKIERPDAESARDIFSKYLTANLPLHEDDLKEFSGDRTACVNGMIQRTVERMYAESEENRFLEVTYANGDKEILYFKDFNSGAMIQNIVDRAKKMAIKDFLELRQRGLRVQHFLQACLDEFKENEDLPNTTNPDDWARISGKKGERIVFIRTLISGKQGSEPGRSIDTVANTGQYL, encoded by the coding sequence ATGAGCGAGTTCGACCACAGCGACCGGCGTCCGCCTGAGACCGAGCAGACCGTGCTCCAGCAGCAGGCGGAGATCGACTACCTCCGCGCGGAGGTCGAGCATCTCCGTCGGCGCCTCGCGACCGGCCGCCTGGACTCGTCGATGGACTCGAGGCTTGCTGAGACCGAGGCTCGGCTCGCTGCGGTGACGGCTCAGAACGCCCGCCTCGGCGACACCCTGCGCGAGGCTCGCGATCAGATCCTCTCCCTCAAGGAGGAGGTCGACCGACTCGCGCAGCCTCCGACGGGCTTCGGCACGTTCATCCAGCACAACGACGACGACACCGTCGACGTGTTCACCGGAGGCCGCAAGTTGCGGGTCAACGTGAGCCCGTCGGTCGAGGTCGAGGACCTCCAGAAGGGCCAGGAGGTCATCCTCAACGAGGCGCTCAACGTCGTCGCCGCTCTCGCGTACGAGCAGGTCGGCGAGGTCGTGATGCTCAAGGAGCTGCTCGCCGACGGCGACCGCGTCCTCGTGATCGGCAACGCCGACGAGGAGCGGATCGCCCGCATCGCCGACTCCCTGAGCGACGAGAAGCTCCGCGCCGGCGACTCGCTGCTGCTCGACTCGCGCGCCGGCTACGTCTACGAGCGCGTGCCGAAGTCCGAGGTCGAGGAGCTGGTCCTGGAGGAGGTGCCCGACATCGACTACTCGAGCATCGGCGGCCTCCAAGGTCAGATCGAGTCGATCCGCGACGCCGTCGAGCTCCCGTACCTCTATCCCGAGCTCTTCATCGAGCACGAGCTGAAGCCGCCCAAGGGCGTGCTCCTGTACGGTCCGCCGGGCTGCGGTAAGACCCTGATCGCCAAGGCGGTCGCGAGCTCGCTCGCCAAGAAGGTCTCGGCGAAGACGGGGGAGGAGGGCCGCTCCTACTTCCTCAACATCAAGGGCCCCGAGCTGCTCAACAAGTACGTCGGCGAGACCGAGCGCCACATCCGACTGGTCTTCCAGCGTGCGCGCGAGAAGGCGTCTGAGGGCACGCCGGTGATCGTCTTCTTCGACGAGATGGACTCGTTGTTCCGCACCCGCGGGTCGGGGGTGTCGTCCGACGTCGAGAACACGATCGTCCCGCAGCTGCTGAGCGAGATCGACGGCGTCGAGGGCCTCGAGAACGTCCTGGTGATCGGCGCCTCCAACCGTGAGGACATGATCGACCCGGCGATCCTGCGACCCGGTCGGCTCGACGTGAAGATCAAGATCGAGCGTCCCGACGCGGAGTCGGCACGCGACATCTTCTCCAAGTACCTCACGGCCAACCTCCCGCTCCACGAGGACGACCTCAAGGAGTTCAGCGGCGACCGGACGGCATGCGTCAACGGCATGATCCAGCGCACCGTCGAGCGGATGTACGCCGAGTCCGAGGAGAACCGCTTCCTCGAGGTGACCTACGCCAACGGTGACAAGGAGATCCTCTACTTCAAGGACTTCAACTCGGGCGCGATGATCCAGAACATCGTCGACCGCGCCAAGAAGATGGCCATCAAGGACTTCCTCGAGCTGCGCCAGCGGGGGCTGCGCGTCCAGCACTTCCTGCAGGCATGCCTCGACGAGTTCAAGGAGAACGAGGATCTCCCGAACACGACCAACCCGGACGACTGGGCGCGGATCTCCGGCAAGAAGGGCGAGCGGATCGTCTTCATCCGTACCCTCATCTCCGGCAAGCAGGGCAGCGAGCCGGGCCGCTCGATCGACACGGTCGCCAACACGGGTCAATATCTCTGA
- a CDS encoding tRNA (adenine-N1)-methyltransferase, protein MDERLSGVHRGPMAAGEWVRLTDAKGRRHNIQLEVGKKFFTKFGEIAHDDLIGQPEGIVVTSSLGGQYLVFRPLMHEYTTSMPRGAAVIYPKDATQIVTFADIFPGARVLEAGAGSGALTTFLLRAVGEDGLVLSFEQREDFAEIATRNVEQFFGGPHPAWRLTVGELGESLAETDLEVDRMILDMVDPWEYVALAGRLLAPGGILCCYVATTTQMSRVVETIRAHGEFAEPSAWETMQRGWHLEGLAVRPEHSMNGHTAFLVTARRMAHGQRALAKKRRPAPGAYGPDYAGPRPVDLPE, encoded by the coding sequence ATGGATGAGCGCCTCTCGGGGGTGCACCGCGGTCCGATGGCGGCCGGTGAGTGGGTTCGCCTCACCGATGCCAAGGGTCGTCGCCACAACATCCAACTCGAGGTGGGCAAGAAGTTCTTCACGAAGTTCGGGGAGATCGCCCACGACGACCTGATCGGGCAGCCGGAGGGGATTGTCGTCACGTCGTCGCTCGGCGGCCAGTACCTCGTGTTCCGGCCGCTGATGCACGAGTACACCACCTCGATGCCCCGCGGCGCGGCGGTGATCTACCCGAAGGACGCGACGCAGATCGTCACGTTCGCGGACATCTTCCCCGGTGCGCGGGTGCTCGAGGCCGGCGCCGGCTCGGGTGCGCTCACGACGTTCCTGCTGCGCGCGGTGGGTGAGGACGGTCTCGTCCTGTCCTTCGAGCAGCGCGAGGACTTCGCCGAGATCGCGACCCGCAACGTCGAGCAGTTCTTCGGTGGCCCCCACCCGGCGTGGCGCCTCACGGTCGGCGAGCTCGGCGAGAGCCTCGCCGAGACCGACCTCGAGGTCGACCGCATGATCCTCGACATGGTCGACCCCTGGGAGTACGTCGCGCTCGCGGGCCGGCTGCTCGCTCCCGGCGGCATCCTGTGCTGCTACGTCGCGACGACGACACAGATGTCGCGCGTCGTCGAGACGATCCGCGCGCACGGCGAGTTCGCCGAGCCTTCTGCCTGGGAGACCATGCAGCGCGGCTGGCACCTGGAGGGTCTGGCGGTGCGTCCGGAGCACTCGATGAACGGGCACACCGCGTTCCTGGTCACCGCCCGTCGGATGGCGCACGGCCAGCGTGCGCTCGCCAAGAAGCGGCGGCCCGCCCCGGGCGCGTACGGGCCCGACTACGCCGGACCTCGCCCCGTCGACCTGCCCGAGTGA
- a CDS encoding site-2 protease family protein — MTASSTPPTPNRPPGTFRIGEIGGIDVLVRSSWLLVAVLIAFVLAPTIEAIAPGLGALTYVAGLAFAVLLYLSVLLHEISHALVAKRFGYDVRSVTLNFLGGVTEIEGEPDTPGREFWIAVVGPLTSLAVGAAAWGASLLLPDSGLLLFAFRALALANLVVGVLNLLPGLPLDGGRVFRAIVWKATGNPYAGTVAAGYGGRAIAILALAFPFLAREVLGWDMTILDYVIAFVIAMFLWTGATQAMLAARLKRGLPSLTARGLARRAVDVPRSTPVAQAIEQARQAGAGAIVVHGPTGTIDGVVDERAVLATPEARRPWVDVGALARTLSPGLTLPVDLAGEPLIRALQQTPSSEYLVVDGESLYGVLVTGDVDHAFAARVRDGGKQRDAGRHTHG; from the coding sequence GTGACCGCGTCGTCCACACCCCCCACGCCGAACCGTCCGCCCGGGACCTTCCGCATCGGCGAGATCGGGGGGATCGACGTTCTCGTGCGCTCCTCCTGGCTGCTCGTCGCGGTTCTTATCGCCTTCGTGCTCGCCCCCACGATCGAGGCGATCGCCCCGGGCCTCGGTGCTCTCACGTACGTCGCCGGCCTGGCCTTCGCGGTGCTCCTCTACCTCTCTGTCCTCCTGCACGAGATCTCCCACGCGCTGGTGGCCAAACGGTTCGGCTACGACGTGCGCTCGGTGACCCTCAACTTCCTCGGCGGGGTGACCGAGATCGAGGGGGAGCCCGACACCCCTGGTCGCGAGTTCTGGATCGCCGTCGTCGGCCCACTCACCTCGCTCGCCGTCGGCGCCGCCGCCTGGGGCGCCTCGTTGCTGCTGCCCGACTCCGGCCTGCTGCTGTTCGCGTTCCGTGCGCTGGCACTGGCCAACCTCGTGGTCGGCGTCCTCAACCTTCTGCCGGGGCTGCCGCTCGACGGCGGACGGGTGTTCCGCGCGATCGTCTGGAAGGCGACGGGCAACCCGTACGCGGGCACGGTCGCGGCCGGCTACGGCGGTCGCGCGATCGCGATCCTCGCGCTCGCCTTCCCGTTCCTCGCACGCGAGGTGCTCGGCTGGGACATGACGATCCTCGACTACGTCATCGCCTTCGTGATCGCGATGTTCCTCTGGACGGGCGCGACCCAGGCCATGCTCGCCGCTCGGCTCAAGCGTGGACTCCCGTCACTCACCGCGCGCGGGCTCGCCCGTCGGGCGGTCGACGTCCCCCGCAGCACGCCGGTCGCTCAAGCCATCGAGCAGGCGCGTCAGGCCGGGGCGGGCGCGATCGTGGTGCACGGCCCGACAGGCACGATCGACGGCGTCGTCGACGAGCGCGCCGTCCTCGCCACACCCGAGGCGCGACGCCCGTGGGTCGACGTCGGAGCACTAGCGCGTACGCTCTCCCCGGGCCTCACGCTGCCCGTGGACCTGGCCGGTGAGCCGTTGATCCGCGCGCTGCAGCAGACGCCGTCGAGCGAGTACCTGGTCGTCGACGGCGAGAGCCTGTACGGGGTCCTCGTCACCGGCGACGTCGACCACGCCTTCGCGGCGCGGGTCCGCGACGGGGGCAAGCAACGAGACGCAGGAAGGCACACCCATGGATGA
- a CDS encoding PD-(D/E)XK nuclease family protein: MRAQTAERTVVDGVDVVGSLSPSRASDFMTCPLLYRFRVVDRLPQEPTVEAVRGTLVHAVLEDLFDAPAAERTLERARSLVGPAWDRLREVEPEVAGLFDDGTALAAWLESAGELLSSYFTLEDPRRLEPAEREKYVETVIDGGLLLRGYVDRVDVAPTGEVRVVDYKTGRAPREVFEAKAMFQMKFYALVMWRTTGTIPALLQLMYLGNEEILRYSPDEHDLLATERKLRALWAAIERAATTGEWRPRKSVLCGWCDHKALCPEWGGTPPPLPERETLPLEPAVHSPAESVADAD, from the coding sequence ATGAGGGCACAGACGGCCGAGCGCACGGTGGTGGACGGGGTCGACGTGGTCGGGTCGCTGTCCCCGAGCCGGGCATCCGACTTCATGACGTGCCCGCTCCTCTACCGGTTCCGGGTCGTCGACCGTCTCCCGCAGGAGCCGACGGTCGAGGCGGTGCGCGGGACCCTCGTCCACGCCGTCCTCGAGGACCTGTTCGACGCGCCGGCCGCCGAGCGGACGCTGGAGCGTGCGCGGTCGCTCGTGGGCCCCGCATGGGACCGTCTGCGCGAGGTCGAGCCCGAGGTGGCCGGTCTCTTCGACGACGGGACGGCACTCGCCGCATGGCTGGAGAGCGCGGGCGAGCTGCTCAGCTCCTACTTCACCCTCGAGGACCCGCGGCGTCTCGAGCCGGCCGAGCGTGAGAAGTACGTCGAGACGGTCATCGACGGCGGGCTGCTGCTGAGAGGGTACGTCGACCGGGTGGACGTGGCCCCGACCGGCGAGGTGCGCGTCGTCGACTACAAGACCGGCCGTGCACCTCGTGAGGTGTTCGAGGCCAAGGCGATGTTCCAGATGAAGTTCTATGCGCTGGTCATGTGGCGGACGACAGGGACGATCCCGGCGCTGCTCCAGCTGATGTATCTCGGCAACGAGGAGATCCTCCGCTACTCCCCCGACGAGCACGACCTGCTTGCGACCGAGCGCAAGCTCCGCGCGCTGTGGGCGGCGATCGAGCGTGCGGCGACGACCGGCGAGTGGCGCCCCCGCAAGAGCGTGCTGTGCGGCTGGTGCGACCACAAGGCGCTGTGTCCGGAGTGGGGCGGCACCCCGCCCCCGCTGCCGGAGCGCGAGACGCTGCCGCTCGAGCCCGCGGTGCACTCTCCCGCAGAGAGCGTCGCCGACGCCGACTGA
- a CDS encoding helix-turn-helix domain-containing protein, whose amino-acid sequence MATEPHQVVLDTAALKALAHPLRVQLLGALRRHGPSTATLLGQRLGVTSGAASYHLRQLAGAGLVAEDTARGNARDRWWRAEHRMSVLDEEDMDDVSPDDVDTYLHSIAASYSMLLQQTVNERATMPEPWRKAMDLSDYLLRLTPDEARTLDARVHALVREYRYDVPGGRHPEGAERVAVVVQVLPQLERGPEDDTP is encoded by the coding sequence ATGGCCACCGAACCGCACCAGGTCGTCCTCGACACTGCGGCCCTCAAGGCGCTGGCGCACCCGCTCCGTGTCCAGCTCCTCGGCGCCCTGCGCCGTCACGGCCCGTCGACGGCGACGCTCCTCGGCCAGCGACTGGGCGTCACGTCGGGCGCCGCGAGCTATCACCTCCGCCAGCTCGCCGGCGCGGGCCTGGTCGCGGAAGACACGGCGCGAGGCAACGCGCGCGATCGGTGGTGGCGCGCGGAGCACCGCATGAGTGTCCTGGACGAGGAGGACATGGACGACGTCTCTCCCGACGACGTCGACACCTATCTCCACTCGATCGCCGCGAGCTACTCGATGCTGCTCCAGCAGACGGTCAACGAACGTGCGACCATGCCCGAGCCGTGGCGCAAGGCGATGGACCTGAGCGACTACCTGCTCCGTCTGACTCCTGACGAAGCACGGACGCTGGATGCGCGGGTGCACGCGCTCGTGAGGGAGTACCGGTACGACGTCCCCGGTGGCAGGCATCCCGAAGGCGCCGAGCGGGTCGCCGTCGTGGTGCAAGTGCTCCCTCAGCTCGAGCGCGGCCCCGAGGACGACACGCCATGA